The Bacteroidales bacterium genome includes a window with the following:
- a CDS encoding RagB/SusD family nutrient uptake outer membrane protein gives MNYLKKIFISLVMLLAVTSCTKDFLDVDPIGKLTEDQFYKTDEDATKAIMAAYDILQWMHARDWNSAYLVKTFPSDESNVGGENSGDQPPLQELDVFNYGSSNATITATWQSNYFGIYRANKVIQRVQPESELRKQIIAEAKFLRAWYYFEIVSMFGTGPMILTELAPSEYGQPFASAEAIYQQIGTDLNEAIAELPLKSEYAPEDVFRASRGAAQTLLGKALLYQEKWNDAAAVFEEVITSGEYDLQENFATLFLQESEYGIESIFEVDYVSSEGYVETTFQWGGNRAMENNITWQLTGPRADWFVPGSSGIIGGWGFNYPRESSYQVFIEEGDVTRRPYSVISLAELKSMGGNWKKDDAWGWDGYIRIKYTTWASETNELDGATARFNYGSNLRLLRYADVLLMAAEAQYRAGNNDKAAQYLNLVRDRANLDPFQGDIFQAIVKERQMELCFEGVRFLDLIRWGMAEDVLGEFGFVAGKHELYPIPDSEMRNNSNAVQNPNY, from the coding sequence ATGAACTATCTGAAAAAAATCTTTATAAGCTTGGTGATGCTCCTGGCTGTCACTTCCTGCACGAAGGACTTCCTGGATGTTGACCCCATCGGTAAATTGACGGAAGACCAATTCTACAAGACCGATGAGGATGCCACCAAGGCCATTATGGCAGCCTACGACATCCTTCAATGGATGCATGCACGCGACTGGAACAGTGCTTACCTGGTAAAAACGTTCCCGTCGGATGAATCCAATGTCGGCGGGGAAAATTCCGGCGACCAGCCCCCGCTGCAGGAACTGGATGTCTTTAACTACGGATCAAGCAACGCAACCATCACGGCCACCTGGCAGTCGAATTATTTCGGGATCTACCGGGCAAACAAAGTGATCCAGCGTGTTCAGCCCGAAAGCGAGCTGCGGAAACAGATCATCGCCGAAGCCAAGTTCCTTCGTGCATGGTATTATTTTGAAATTGTGAGCATGTTCGGAACGGGACCCATGATCCTTACTGAATTGGCTCCCAGTGAATACGGGCAGCCCTTTGCCTCTGCCGAAGCGATCTATCAGCAGATCGGGACCGATCTGAATGAAGCCATTGCCGAGCTACCCCTGAAAAGTGAATACGCCCCTGAAGATGTGTTCAGGGCGTCACGCGGCGCTGCCCAGACCTTGCTTGGCAAAGCTCTTCTTTACCAGGAAAAATGGAACGACGCAGCAGCGGTCTTTGAAGAGGTGATCACCTCCGGTGAGTACGATCTCCAGGAGAACTTTGCAACCCTGTTCCTCCAGGAGTCCGAATATGGTATCGAATCCATTTTCGAGGTAGATTATGTCAGCTCGGAGGGATATGTCGAGACTACCTTTCAGTGGGGCGGAAATCGTGCGATGGAAAACAACATAACCTGGCAGCTGACCGGTCCCCGGGCCGACTGGTTTGTTCCCGGCTCCAGCGGCATCATTGGCGGCTGGGGATTTAATTATCCCAGGGAAAGCTCTTACCAGGTGTTCATCGAGGAAGGCGATGTCACCCGCCGGCCCTATTCGGTCATCTCCCTGGCTGAGCTCAAGTCGATGGGTGGCAACTGGAAGAAGGATGATGCATGGGGATGGGACGGATACATCCGGATCAAGTACACCACCTGGGCGTCGGAAACCAACGAATTGGATGGTGCCACCGCCCGGTTCAACTATGGCAGCAACCTGCGCCTTCTGCGGTATGCCGATGTGCTGCTTATGGCTGCAGAAGCGCAGTACCGTGCAGGCAACAACGACAAGGCGGCCCAGTACCTGAACCTGGTACGGGACAGGGCCAACCTGGATCCCTTTCAGGGAGACATTTTCCAGGCGATCGTGAAAGAACGCCAGATGGAGCTTTGCTTTGAAGGAGTCAGGTTCCTTGACCTGATCCGCTGGGGGATGGCAGAAGATGTGCTGGGTGAGTTTGGATTTGTTGCAGGGAAACATGAACTATATCCCATCCCTGACAGCGAGATGCGGAATAACTCCAACGCGGTCCAGAATCCGAACTATTGA
- a CDS encoding thiol protease/hemagglutinin PrtT → MKKAVLLFSILFFFGSAHATHVDENTARKAGQSFLSSCTSTMTLPGTTDLELVFQSTSVSVGSTGFHQEHILFYVFNAESQGFVIVAGDDAVTPILGYSVESSFDPGNIPSNVKKWLQGYKDQVRYVIDNHIIATDAIQREWNRYTSGSAVPALRSTTAVNPLVQTKWNQAPYYNALCPGSSVSGCVAAAMAQIMKYWDFPEMGTGFHSYNHSNYGTISANFASTTYEWSAMPNQVSGPNNAVATLMFHCGVGVEMDYSPNSSGAYVISAQSPIEHCAEYALKTYFGYKTTLQGVQRANYSETSWVNLLKGELDAGRPILYAGFGSGGGHAFVCDGYDNSGYFHFNWGWGGAYDGYFHINSLNPDGTGIGGGNGGFNSGHQAVVGIEAPDDGGGGGGGGGGAEFYDLALYTNLLPSESSISYGSAFTISTAIGNYDTQSFTGDFCAAAFDSDYEFVDFVEIKEGYTLDAGYYWDLEFTSDGLLSMLPGTFYLATFYRPTDGNWVQVADNESSGYYNLIEMQVVNPNDIELYSAMVVSPGTTLIRGQSATVNLNIVNNSSYTFTGKYAVDLYGLDGYWVETIYEISENEGLPSGYHYAYPYLTFMTNEIGVEPGTYLLAVTHKWSGYDWELTGSSYHQNPIYVTIQAEAIEPDPYENNNEVAQAYALPLSFSINIASQNTQGSNLHIGTDFDYYRISLPTEYNYTITSRLHDSYNSGNGNVYSVDALFSYSLDGSAWSDAYDDVMPANIQVNGGGVMYFIVSPYFAGETGTYLLDMSITRVAAGGIGEGDLAGLIRVYPNPARETVNIDLSAFEGDLERVDVLNVFGQKVMSRSMNDRLDFYTLPFNQIPEGIYYMYLQFPEGVITKKITVSR, encoded by the coding sequence ATGAAAAAAGCAGTTTTACTTTTCAGCATACTTTTCTTTTTTGGTTCTGCACATGCAACGCACGTTGACGAGAATACTGCCAGAAAAGCCGGGCAGAGCTTTCTCAGCAGTTGCACCAGTACGATGACCCTTCCCGGGACCACGGATCTCGAACTGGTTTTTCAATCCACATCCGTTTCCGTCGGCTCGACTGGTTTTCATCAGGAGCATATTCTTTTTTACGTCTTCAACGCCGAATCGCAGGGATTCGTCATCGTGGCGGGCGACGATGCCGTCACGCCCATCCTCGGCTATTCGGTGGAGAGCAGTTTCGATCCGGGGAATATTCCCTCCAATGTGAAGAAATGGCTGCAGGGTTATAAAGATCAGGTCAGATATGTTATTGATAATCATATTATTGCAACAGATGCGATTCAGCGGGAGTGGAACCGGTATACCAGTGGTTCCGCAGTTCCGGCTTTGAGGAGCACAACAGCCGTCAATCCGCTGGTGCAGACCAAATGGAACCAGGCTCCGTATTACAATGCCCTTTGTCCGGGCAGTTCGGTCTCGGGCTGCGTTGCCGCCGCCATGGCGCAGATCATGAAGTACTGGGATTTTCCTGAGATGGGGACCGGGTTTCACTCCTACAATCACTCCAACTACGGGACCATATCTGCGAATTTTGCCAGCACCACGTATGAATGGAGTGCGATGCCCAATCAGGTGAGCGGCCCGAACAATGCGGTGGCGACCCTGATGTTTCACTGCGGCGTGGGTGTGGAGATGGATTACAGCCCCAACTCCAGCGGAGCGTATGTCATCTCGGCCCAGAGCCCCATTGAGCATTGTGCAGAATATGCCCTGAAGACCTATTTCGGTTATAAGACCACCCTGCAGGGAGTTCAGCGTGCGAATTACAGTGAAACCAGCTGGGTGAACCTTCTGAAAGGGGAACTGGACGCCGGCAGGCCCATCCTGTATGCCGGCTTTGGGTCGGGGGGAGGACATGCATTCGTCTGCGACGGATATGACAACAGCGGTTATTTTCATTTCAACTGGGGCTGGGGCGGAGCATATGACGGATATTTCCATATCAACTCACTGAATCCTGATGGAACGGGCATCGGTGGCGGTAACGGGGGATTCAACAGCGGGCACCAGGCGGTCGTCGGCATCGAAGCGCCGGATGACGGCGGTGGTGGAGGCGGCGGAGGCGGCGGAGCTGAATTTTATGACCTTGCACTCTATACGAACCTTCTTCCATCAGAAAGTTCCATCAGCTATGGCTCGGCCTTCACGATCTCGACCGCCATCGGAAACTACGATACACAGTCCTTCACCGGGGATTTTTGCGCGGCCGCTTTCGACAGCGATTATGAGTTTGTCGACTTCGTGGAGATCAAAGAAGGATATACCCTGGATGCAGGCTACTATTGGGATCTGGAGTTTACCAGCGACGGCTTGCTCAGCATGCTGCCGGGGACCTTTTACCTCGCAACTTTCTATCGGCCCACAGACGGGAACTGGGTACAGGTTGCTGATAATGAAAGCAGTGGATATTACAATCTAATCGAAATGCAGGTGGTCAATCCCAACGATATCGAACTGTATTCCGCCATGGTGGTGTCGCCCGGCACGACCCTGATTCGGGGCCAGTCCGCGACGGTCAACCTGAATATCGTCAATAACAGCTCCTACACCTTCACCGGCAAATATGCCGTGGACCTTTACGGACTCGACGGGTACTGGGTAGAGACCATTTACGAGATCAGTGAGAACGAAGGCCTGCCATCCGGCTACCATTACGCATACCCCTATCTGACCTTTATGACCAATGAGATCGGCGTGGAACCCGGGACATACCTTTTGGCCGTCACCCATAAATGGTCGGGCTACGACTGGGAACTGACCGGTTCCTCCTATCACCAGAATCCCATTTATGTGACGATTCAGGCGGAGGCCATCGAGCCCGATCCATACGAGAACAACAACGAAGTTGCCCAGGCCTATGCACTGCCTCTATCCTTTTCAATCAATATTGCCTCCCAGAATACCCAGGGATCCAATCTTCACATAGGGACCGACTTTGATTATTACAGGATCAGCCTGCCCACGGAATACAATTACACGATCACATCGCGGCTTCATGATTCCTACAACAGCGGGAACGGCAATGTGTACTCGGTTGATGCTCTTTTCTCCTATTCGCTGGATGGCTCCGCCTGGTCGGATGCGTACGATGATGTGATGCCTGCCAATATCCAGGTGAATGGGGGCGGTGTGATGTATTTCATCGTGTCACCCTATTTCGCGGGTGAAACCGGAACCTACCTGCTGGATATGTCCATCACCCGCGTGGCAGCCGGAGGGATCGGGGAGGGTGATCTGGCCGGCCTGATCAGGGTTTACCCCAATCCAGCCAGGGAAACGGTGAACATTGACCTGAGCGCTTTTGAAGGTGATCTGGAACGCGTCGACGTTCTCAATGTCTTCGGACAGAAGGTCATGTCAAGGTCAATGAACGACAGGCTGGATTTTTATACGTTGCCTTTTAATCAGATCCCCGAAGGGATTTACTATATGTATCTGCAATTTCCTGAAGGAGTCATCACTAAAAAAATAACCGTCAGCAGATGA
- a CDS encoding LysR family transcriptional regulator — protein MNEKYDNIRLQYKIWLESEDGKGVLGDGKWQILKAIRTHGSLMAACQALGMTYRRTWNDLKKIEQMLGFSIVQKSRGGKEGGRTILSEEGLRLVEAFDHFHENVDELIRKKFQILLEELRK, from the coding sequence ATGAACGAAAAATACGACAATATCCGTTTACAATACAAGATCTGGCTCGAATCGGAGGATGGAAAAGGAGTGCTCGGCGACGGTAAATGGCAGATCCTGAAGGCCATAAGGACCCACGGATCCCTGATGGCCGCCTGCCAGGCACTTGGAATGACGTATCGCCGGACGTGGAACGATCTGAAAAAAATCGAACAAATGCTTGGATTCAGCATTGTTCAAAAATCCAGGGGAGGAAAAGAGGGTGGCAGAACCATCCTGTCGGAGGAAGGACTAAGGTTGGTGGAAGCCTTCGACCATTTTCACGAGAACGTTGACGAACTGATCCGTAAAAAATTCCAAATCCTGCTGGAAGAGCTCAGAAAATGA
- a CDS encoding TonB-dependent receptor, with protein MRRNARSLVAALVLLLPGVSLFSQTVLTGTVTDASNQKPVAGANIITSAGSGTSSDPNGNYSLELPGAGTVHLQVSCVGYAMVAADIELTSEPVIRKDFQLQPSGIDLDEVVISATRTETVVREVPLRINLLTARKMESVPVQTVDDYLNYIPGVIVGKTFGIFSSKSTVTMRGLDGKEQGRVLAMLDGTPVNKADGGSVNWNLINAREVEKIEVVKGPGSSLWGGNAMGGTVNIITRRPSKPFSASASLKYGTYNTMGGRFSLSGRTTDTLTRGFFWGVNSEYLQSDGYITQSEADRKANPYIVKSTMKQVIGGAMAGYDFGKNNLVRIDAVYFNDRQGTGEKVYQPEGNTTDHDTWHIRAQYHGEAGNSGWDASLFYLKEDYIKVNEYLKDDYTWYDVLSKRLDAGGYLTYAYRLRQHKLTGGVNLKQGSVDARDEYYTSTDIVYNKGKMNTLGVFVQDEFSFLNERMRIIAGLRYDYARYFDGAFFIETPSAETSFMLKYQEDAIGEDTWNALSPRLALQYRLNDADRIYVSYARGFRPSVLDDLCRSGRIRGGFKTANAHLQPEYLDNLEAGTDLFLLKRLNASATVYYSRGRDFIYYVNAGDSIEMGYGPRPILVPTNIGGVEIYGVEAELTYSPIPALSLAANYAWSHSRITDYELTFPDEQSDITGNALVDVPSHMAVVMAAWRNKIVNVSLQGKYTGKRWVNDLNQYDEIVGAAQYPDYFTLDAKVWKDFGIFHTELDAQNLLDTAYYDSKGAVCPGLFITLTLGVKL; from the coding sequence ATGAGGCGAAATGCCAGGTCCCTTGTCGCGGCACTGGTCCTGCTCCTGCCGGGTGTTTCTCTGTTTTCACAGACGGTCCTGACCGGAACAGTTACGGATGCTTCCAATCAGAAACCCGTCGCCGGAGCCAACATCATTACTTCAGCGGGCAGTGGAACCTCCAGCGACCCTAATGGGAACTACAGCCTGGAGCTGCCGGGAGCCGGGACCGTCCATCTCCAGGTGAGTTGTGTTGGGTATGCCATGGTTGCCGCTGATATTGAGCTGACTTCTGAACCGGTCATCCGAAAGGATTTTCAGTTACAGCCTTCCGGCATTGACCTGGATGAGGTGGTGATTTCCGCCACCCGGACGGAAACCGTGGTCAGGGAGGTTCCCCTCCGGATCAACCTGCTGACTGCCCGAAAAATGGAGTCTGTCCCCGTCCAGACGGTCGACGACTACCTGAACTACATCCCCGGGGTGATCGTGGGGAAGACCTTCGGCATCTTTTCGTCCAAGTCAACCGTGACCATGCGGGGCCTTGACGGGAAGGAGCAGGGAAGGGTGCTGGCCATGCTGGATGGCACTCCCGTGAACAAGGCCGACGGCGGTTCGGTGAACTGGAATCTGATCAATGCGAGAGAGGTGGAGAAGATCGAAGTGGTCAAGGGGCCCGGCTCATCACTTTGGGGGGGCAATGCGATGGGGGGCACCGTCAATATCATCACGCGGCGGCCTTCAAAGCCCTTTTCAGCCAGCGCCAGCCTGAAGTACGGCACTTACAATACGATGGGAGGCCGTTTTTCCCTATCAGGGCGAACGACCGATACCCTTACCAGGGGATTCTTCTGGGGCGTCAACAGCGAATACCTGCAGAGCGATGGCTACATCACCCAGTCGGAAGCCGATCGGAAAGCCAATCCCTATATCGTGAAATCCACTATGAAACAGGTGATCGGCGGGGCAATGGCAGGGTATGATTTCGGGAAGAACAACCTTGTCAGGATCGATGCCGTTTATTTCAACGACCGGCAGGGAACGGGCGAAAAGGTTTACCAGCCGGAAGGCAACACCACGGACCACGATACCTGGCACATCCGTGCACAGTACCACGGCGAAGCCGGGAACTCGGGCTGGGATGCAAGCCTTTTTTACCTGAAGGAAGATTATATAAAAGTAAATGAGTACCTGAAGGACGACTATACCTGGTACGATGTTCTTTCGAAACGGCTCGATGCAGGCGGTTATCTCACCTATGCTTACCGTCTCAGGCAGCATAAGCTGACTGGGGGCGTCAACCTGAAACAGGGGAGCGTTGATGCCAGAGACGAGTACTACACCTCGACGGACATTGTTTACAACAAGGGCAAGATGAATACCCTGGGCGTTTTTGTCCAGGATGAGTTCTCCTTCCTGAACGAACGGATGAGGATCATCGCCGGGCTGCGGTATGATTACGCCCGTTATTTCGATGGTGCATTTTTCATTGAAACCCCTTCGGCTGAGACTTCCTTCATGCTGAAATATCAGGAAGATGCGATCGGGGAAGACACCTGGAATGCGTTGAGCCCCAGGCTTGCCTTGCAGTACCGTCTGAATGACGCTGATCGCATTTACGTCAGCTATGCCAGGGGATTCCGGCCGTCGGTTTTGGATGACCTATGTCGCTCCGGCAGGATCCGGGGCGGATTTAAAACAGCCAATGCCCATCTGCAACCCGAATACCTCGACAACCTGGAAGCCGGGACCGATTTGTTCCTGCTGAAAAGGCTAAATGCATCAGCTACCGTTTACTATTCCAGGGGCCGGGATTTCATTTACTATGTGAATGCGGGCGACTCGATCGAGATGGGGTACGGGCCGCGACCCATCCTGGTTCCGACCAACATTGGCGGGGTTGAGATTTACGGTGTTGAGGCCGAACTGACCTATAGCCCGATCCCGGCACTCTCCCTGGCAGCCAACTACGCCTGGTCGCATTCCCGCATCACCGACTATGAGTTAACTTTTCCCGACGAACAGAGCGACATCACCGGCAACGCGCTGGTGGATGTCCCTTCCCATATGGCAGTGGTCATGGCTGCGTGGCGCAACAAAATCGTCAATGTTTCGCTGCAGGGCAAATATACCGGCAAACGCTGGGTGAACGACCTGAACCAGTACGATGAGATCGTGGGCGCAGCTCAGTACCCTGACTATTTTACCCTCGACGCAAAGGTGTGGAAGGATTTCGGCATCTTTCACACAGAACTGGATGCACAAAATTTGCTCGACACAGCGTATTATGACAGTAAAGGAGCTGTTTGTCCCGGGCTTTTCATCACCCTCACCCTTGGCGTAAAATTATAA
- a CDS encoding patatin-like phospholipase family protein: MKKNVALVLSSGGARGFAHIGVINTLEEAGYRITSIAGTSMGAVVGGFYAAGQLKVFEEWARSLNLKEVWHLTDLAFSKNGLVKGNRVIRKLKDMIPDRNIEDLPIPYCAVATDIVKGTERIFTSGSMYDAIRASISVPTFFQPYKLDDSFYVDGGLLNPVPVNHIRRNEGDLLVIVNVNAVLPLENIIKPAPIHKQHQYYKYFKMFHNRFGESVPRNKADHIGLFALTNKSLGLMVHQISKLTIEAYPSDLLISISRDLFGAYDFYKANEIIEEGAMAAKNVLIK, encoded by the coding sequence ATGAAAAAAAATGTTGCGTTGGTTCTCTCCAGCGGCGGAGCCAGGGGCTTTGCCCACATCGGGGTGATCAATACCCTGGAGGAGGCTGGATACAGGATCACTTCCATTGCCGGGACTTCCATGGGTGCGGTGGTGGGAGGATTCTATGCCGCCGGGCAGCTCAAAGTCTTTGAAGAATGGGCCAGATCACTGAACCTGAAAGAGGTATGGCATCTCACCGATCTGGCCTTCAGCAAGAACGGGCTGGTCAAGGGCAACAGGGTCATCAGGAAACTGAAGGATATGATCCCGGACCGGAACATTGAAGACCTGCCTATCCCCTATTGCGCCGTGGCGACTGACATTGTCAAAGGAACGGAAAGGATTTTCACCTCCGGCAGCATGTACGATGCCATAAGGGCCTCCATTTCCGTCCCCACTTTCTTTCAGCCGTATAAGTTGGATGATAGCTTTTATGTGGACGGCGGATTACTGAATCCGGTACCCGTCAACCATATCCGACGGAATGAAGGTGATTTGCTGGTAATCGTGAATGTCAATGCCGTATTGCCCCTGGAAAACATCATAAAACCAGCTCCAATTCACAAACAACATCAATATTACAAGTATTTCAAGATGTTCCATAACCGGTTCGGGGAATCGGTTCCCAGGAACAAGGCAGATCACATCGGTTTGTTTGCACTGACCAATAAGAGCCTCGGACTGATGGTCCACCAGATCTCAAAATTGACCATTGAAGCCTACCCGTCTGACCTGTTGATCAGTATTTCACGGGACCTGTTCGGCGCCTATGATTTTTATAAAGCGAACGAGATCATTGAAGAAGGGGCTATGGCAGCGAAGAACGTGCTCATAAAATAA
- a CDS encoding T9SS type A sorting domain-containing protein — protein sequence MKSVFLLIAFYLGLVLMANGQWIPTSGPYGGDVRTLVCNSQDHLFAGTKNGGIFRSTDHGEHWEQINNGLTNTDVWALAADQNDRLFAATLGGGVFRSTDDGENWTLQDNGLTIPWVISLAVNSSGHIFAGTAGFEEGGVFRSTDNGDTWTLLTNGLTHPYIPALAVNPGDTLFAGTYGGVFRSIDNGDTWTHMSNGMPIPEVLSLCINDKGHIFAGMDFGEGVYRSVNNGESWTPVNNGFNSTNGVNAIIINASGNVFAGTYGDGVFRSVDDGDSWTPAINGLSSMFIISFTINSAGQIFAGAYLGGGLFRSSDNGDSWVKTINGISATEVKALAARSDGQIFAGTYGTGIYRTADMGDSWIQINNGLTGKYVTSLAFNSNLHIFASTDWINGEGGVFRSTDNGETWEEIFNGITPFDTRSLAISDFDWIFAGTYGDGVFRSTDNGDTWTQVNNGLTCTQVWSLACHSNGDIFVGTAGCGTGVYRSTDHGDSWTLVNNGLTTTDITALAINPHSGTLYAGTFPVWGEGGGVFRSNNHGDSWLEMNSGLTNLEISSLIIDQSPYGNPYAATSNGIFESSYWSDTWTPITDNLTTTHILSLMTLQDYLFTGTAGGGVWKRDISVGIPKAKDQGAMTIYPNPCNDQITVQCPVNSERNEIYLDILSINGKQLQRVLLKEKETILDLSGLVPGIYILKYISSDNITLQRIIKQ from the coding sequence ATGAAGAGTGTATTTTTACTTATAGCTTTCTATCTTGGCCTTGTTCTTATGGCAAATGGCCAATGGATACCCACTTCAGGGCCCTATGGCGGAGATGTCAGGACCCTGGTATGTAACTCACAGGACCATTTGTTCGCCGGTACGAAAAACGGAGGCATCTTCCGTTCGACAGACCATGGTGAACACTGGGAGCAGATCAACAACGGCCTGACGAACACCGACGTGTGGGCGCTGGCCGCTGACCAGAACGACCGCCTGTTCGCAGCAACCCTGGGCGGAGGAGTGTTCCGGTCAACGGACGACGGCGAGAACTGGACCCTGCAGGATAACGGGTTGACGATCCCCTGGGTGATCTCGCTGGCCGTCAACTCGTCAGGGCACATCTTTGCAGGTACCGCCGGATTCGAAGAGGGAGGCGTGTTTCGGTCGACGGATAACGGGGACACCTGGACCCTGCTGACCAACGGCTTGACGCATCCCTACATTCCGGCCCTTGCCGTCAATCCCGGTGATACACTCTTTGCAGGGACCTACGGGGGCGTTTTCCGGTCAATTGACAACGGAGACACCTGGACGCACATGAGCAACGGGATGCCCATACCCGAAGTCCTGTCTCTGTGCATCAATGACAAAGGACATATCTTTGCAGGAATGGATTTCGGAGAAGGCGTGTACCGGTCGGTCAACAACGGGGAAAGCTGGACACCGGTCAACAACGGATTCAATAGCACCAACGGGGTGAACGCCATCATCATCAACGCATCCGGGAATGTGTTTGCCGGAACCTATGGCGACGGTGTGTTCCGGTCCGTCGACGACGGGGATTCATGGACACCGGCCATCAACGGACTATCCTCCATGTTCATCATTTCGTTTACGATCAATTCAGCAGGTCAGATCTTTGCCGGTGCGTACCTGGGTGGCGGTCTTTTCCGCTCGTCAGATAACGGGGATAGCTGGGTCAAAACGATCAACGGCATCTCCGCAACCGAGGTGAAGGCGCTGGCTGCCCGTTCCGACGGCCAGATCTTTGCCGGCACCTATGGAACCGGGATCTACCGCACGGCGGACATGGGTGACAGCTGGATCCAGATTAACAACGGATTGACAGGTAAATACGTCACCTCCCTGGCGTTCAATTCAAACCTGCACATCTTTGCCTCCACGGATTGGATCAACGGTGAAGGAGGTGTCTTCAGGTCGACCGATAACGGGGAGACCTGGGAGGAAATTTTCAACGGGATAACGCCTTTTGATACCCGTTCGCTGGCGATCAGCGACTTTGATTGGATCTTTGCCGGGACGTATGGAGATGGTGTTTTCCGCTCAACAGACAATGGTGATACATGGACTCAGGTCAATAACGGGCTCACCTGTACCCAGGTATGGAGCCTGGCCTGCCATTCGAATGGGGATATTTTCGTCGGAACGGCAGGCTGCGGAACCGGCGTTTACCGTTCGACGGATCACGGCGATAGCTGGACCCTGGTGAACAACGGCCTGACAACCACTGATATCACAGCTTTGGCGATCAATCCCCACTCTGGAACCCTCTATGCGGGGACATTTCCTGTGTGGGGTGAAGGCGGCGGAGTCTTTCGTTCGAATAACCATGGCGACAGTTGGTTGGAGATGAACAGCGGGCTGACCAATCTGGAGATCTCATCGCTGATCATCGATCAGTCTCCTTATGGCAATCCGTATGCCGCTACTTCGAACGGCATCTTTGAATCCTCATATTGGAGTGATACGTGGACACCGATCACTGACAACCTGACCACAACACATATTCTGTCTCTGATGACCCTACAGGATTATCTATTCACCGGAACAGCAGGCGGAGGTGTATGGAAACGGGATATATCCGTCGGGATCCCGAAAGCGAAGGATCAAGGCGCCATGACGATTTACCCTAATCCGTGCAACGATCAGATCACCGTGCAATGCCCCGTAAATAGCGAACGAAATGAAATATACCTGGATATTCTAAGCATCAATGGAAAGCAGCTGCAACGAGTTCTTTTAAAAGAAAAAGAAACAATCCTTGACCTTTCAGGCCTCGTGCCAGGCATCTATATCCTAAAATACATTTCATCAGATAATATTACATTGCAACGAATCATAAAACAATAA